AAAGGTCCTCTCACAAGTTTGGTCAAAAATGGGAGCTCGGTCCCTTTTAGGGACCGCTAGAACTTAAACTAGAACAAAagctccgccaagcgggacaatatacgcccgaagggttaacTGAGAGGAGGACGGGAGCATAATTTAAAGAAAAggcaaattttaaagattttcttttggTGGGAGGTGTAAGATGGTGGGGGTGCAGGGTGTGTGTCGCGTGTGCAGTGGTGGTGACATGATACTGAAGGGCAAACACCTAACTGATTTTTTTAGTGGGGTTGGGGGTGGATtataatgtagattgttgcagtctgcgGTTGTAAagtagattgttgcagtctgcacatcgtctcatcaccacaaatgtttttaagttatgctctggacacgaaatatgatgggcagatttaaCCTTgcggtgaccttaacctttgacctaccaccttGGTTCATGCATTCTGCACACCGTCTCATCATCACATACCTAtatcccaagtttgaagtcaataccttgaatggatAATATGTTTTGCTCCGGATacaaaatatgacggacagatttgacctttgagctcaatttataacatttacctttgacctacagagccggttCAAGCGCTTTGCACATagtctcatcgccatctaccttTATGTCAACTTTTATATGTCAAATGGTATAAAGTTATGCTTTAAGTCAATAAATGGTAAACGAGAAACGATTATCTATGCAGTGCTTTTTTGCTTTGGTTGAACATTACGTtgaccgacacaattacaggtcacaTGGCGTTGATGGCGTAGGAAAACCACTGTTGCCTCTTATTTCAGGCTCAAGCGGGACCTTGACAAAACCATCGGCATGCCGTAAGCCAgcctcatatgaaagaattcaTCATCCTTAGCGGGGTTTCCAACTCACAGCGGTGAAGGGCAACTTATTCAAAGCCAGCGACCTTACCTATTTGGTACAGATACGTCATTGCGTCCAGAATAATCCTTTAAATTATATGCGCGTTCAGACTCCCTGCTTAAAGCTGGGACAAGTAACTTCGGTCACATTTCAAAAAAGTtatctttttgtatattttgtatattttttgttaaatcttaTCTCCGATAATTGTTTCCCTAATATCTGTCAAAGTTTCGAATATTGAATAACATAGTAGAAAGCTTTCTTAAATATGTTGCTCTTGATTACCTCCATTTATGATTCTTATTGcaaaagttcatgtgcagtattaaaggAGGGATTTTTCTAACATGTAGTTTGCATAAtgtctatttggacagctgtttcatctgttttaacataaaattaaaagccttatggaactttaaagaATGACATCTGGCGAATCTTGGCAGCTGGGAAGTAGTATGTATCTACGTAAAATAGTAAGGCAGAAATGATTTGAACATTAGACTCCACTCACAGAATTCTCGTTATGTTAGCAAGGGTTTAGTCGAGGCGAAATTGAAGATCATATCATCATATGACAATTTTTAATATTACTGAATCATAAACAAGACCATAATGAAAGGCATGGGTTTGGACCATCAGGGTGAAAGAACTGAACATACCAAACAGATGGACACATCCCTTGCAACAAATACTTTAAGGAATAAAATTCATTTGGAATGACAGATTCAAAGCTGTACATAATCAAGAGTGTACCAGTTCTCTCGGCAAAACATTTAAGTTGGCTATAGTTCCAGTTATATAGATACTGGTGATGAAAACGGAGTAGATAATATAGTTTCTTACTACGTTCGACCAACATCAGAGAAATTATTCGACAAAGAAGAAGTCGTCTTGCTCTTATTCTTTTGAAGTTTATTTAACTTGTACACATACATCCATAGTTGTCTTCAGTGATCGCAACCACCTCAACTTCTTACACATACTTCTGAACAAAAATCATGGATTGCTCCATTTGAGTTTATAGCTACAAGAATATATGCACATATTCTTGACATTTGACACAATAAGAGGAACGATAATTTGATTCCCGATGCACTTTCATTCGTTTCAATCTAAatcatatgtatttattatttgataaCTGATGATTGTGATACTATTGTTGTATAATAGGTATGCTACTTTCATTTCGTATTATAACTAGTACTTAGTGGCATCAAAGAAATATCTCTTGCAAAATCATGTCTTTTTTCTGGAAAAGGTTATTTGTTATATATGTGTATttaattgccaaaaaaaaatgcattttatttgctTATATATCAGTGATCTTGTTAATTTGAGGACATAGTCTCTTTAATCAGCTCAGGGCTTTTAGTACTAATTTGTCTAAAACATACAGAGAATTCTTGTtaagtttctttttgtttcacaCATAGAACCTTACGGAAACTTCTGATAACTTCCTTCCCAAGAAAGTCAAATTTGTATGattatgttgaaaacaaaagaaatttctGGAAGTTATGGAAAATGCAGTCATATATTGAACTTGGCAGAAACTaagagaaatattttatttttatatttaaggaAACGCATTATATTCCGGTTATCTTTGAACTTAAATCTTCCGTTACATTAAATTTCCGTTAAAGATCCAGAATATTGGATTTTGGCAGAAATGATTTGAACATTAGACTCCACCCATTGAATTCTCGTTATGTTAGCCAGTGTTAGCCAGGGTTTAATCGAGGCGAAATTGAAGATCATATCACACGTTTATCAAATCGAAACACTTCCTTATCAACCAAATTATCTATTACTAAATACTTAAGGTAGAGGAGTTATTTGATATGCGCTAGTTTGAAAAACGCAACAGATATGGATGTATTGCTTTATATTTCATTGGTTTCGATATTAGCTGGATTTGCACGTGGTGACTGCAATTCGAATGGTGATCTAGGTTCTTATGAATGCGTTCCTTTGGAACCGTACTACCACAAGCATCAATGGGCAACATGCCTTACCGACCAGTATATTCAAACGTACTCAAAGGGAAAACACATTTGTATGTTTCATGCGACATACTGTTGGTATCAGTGTATGCTAGAAGTACACAACATAGAGGATGGTAAGCAATTATTATTAATCACTTTTTGCAATACTTTGTGACGCCATTTGCACAGTACCATTCCGTTTTGTCATACGACATAGATTCAGTATTTATAAAGTGGTAAATGCATGTATGCGATACAAAAGACATAATTACTTTCAAAAGGCTCCCGCTTCAACATCTGTTTCAGTAATTAAAATAATTGCCAATTTGCTGCTTATCCAAATTTTAAAACGTCGTCGATGACATCGATTACAAAACTTACGTTATTAAAATCCAGACCACACTTGACATTTAACAGTAAAAATAgtgtttcaaatttatttacataacagaaataaataatgcaTATAATGCAGCGTCAACACGATTAAGTACATTTCTAAATGCACGGTTATGCATACCACATTCTTTATCACATCAGATATGATATGATCAGTCTTTTAGATACCTTAGTTATATTAGTTTTGCTTATCAGCTAATTCCAATATTATTATACTCATAATATATAGGACAGTGTAAATGAACACTTTTCATAGAACAGAAAACGGATATCGTTAATGTTTCCCAATGCAGCAAAGTTTAATACCATCCATCCATACACTAACAATTGATCCACTTCTTAATATTTACGGACACCCACCTCTTTCGGTCCATACAATAAAACACAATCATACTAtcaactagatgcccacgggcaacatatcgagcccgccagctgacaaaaggactaggagttgcacatgacaccctgtctcattgaggcaaacatttatgccaaataaaaaatgatacaatataagttatttatagttaccACAAAGGGAGGTAAATCTTTAAAGAAATCTAAGTcaacataaaaatccttaccagtagagacaggtcaaaatacacctaaaaattggatgtagcatgcatatttactacagaaaagtggtcttgatttttccctacgaccagtaataaaaaaagtttacaatataagttatttatagtaacaacaaagggaagtaattctaggtccttacacatgacactccgtctcaagatggtgaacaattgtgccaagttacataaaaatccctccatgcatgaaaaagaaatatccggacaaagtcattctttatctgacttttgacctctaagtgtgaccttgaccttaaacctaagttcctggccccgtgttcacaaaacattttcagtctcagctgagtttgatactgaaactttatttgtcatttatatttaaatagcatgtttaaaactaaattttaagtttataactattttcaaatgacttttcagtattgatggtcagtttcaTTTGGAATTAAGTGTTGAAgttatagtaaaattgatattacaatttcaaactcaaactcagctgagaccgaaaaatgttttgtgaacacggggcctggttcttgcgcatgacactccgtcacatggttgtgaacatttgtgccaagttacatcaaaatccctctatgcatgaagaagaaatgctccggaaaaaagtcattattgaatttaaccttttacctctaagtgtgaccttgacctttgagatacgaaCTGCGGTttgagcatgacactccgtcttactgaggttaacattcttgctaaatataaacGAGTttgctctatgcatgtcaaagttatggtccggacaaacaaatccggacggacgcacgcacggacggacggacgcacggacgcacatacaccgaacagccatttggacaactatttcttcgcttccgcaagcgggctcgacaaaaatgtgattatatcattttgtaaacaaagataATCTATGGTATGCACTCAAGGTTTTCAAAAGTTAACGATATCAATATTTGTCAGTTTAAACAGGTTATCGCGAAACTTCAATCATAGTTCACATTAGCTATTTGTgagaatttgcaattttgtttcacaTATACATTTACACCTTATCCCAGCCTACCTATATTTTGTTATGTGTTGACCAAATAGTCTTTACTGTAAATATACTTAATGTGTATATAACTATagatagtaacaaaaatcaatcGTTTTCCCCGAAATATCTGCAGTACAGGGTTTTGTGTTATGTTTGAGGTAAAACACGTGACGTTACGTGATAACAGAATATTTACTTACAAATAGCCACCATTTAAGAAAGTGTGTAGTCTGCACCTCGCAATTATCGGCCCGATGAAAATGATCGCTTGAAAGCCTAAATTAGTCTACCACCGGGCGGGGTCTAAAAAACTGTAGTTGAATATAGTGAAAAGTTCTTATAACGTTGTCAAAGCTTCTCGTCATATGTGGAGAATAGCTCTTGGGGGAAATAATTGCATGAAGGGACATTTTATTCCACAATGGCGAAGAATCGACATATTAACCTCTACATACAAGAACACATCTAGCTTTGTTGTCGAAAAGTTTCAACACTGGTATTTTCTCTATAGGtatcattcattttatttcattctctTGAAGTTTAAACAGCACAGTGGAACCTCTGAATAACGGACCTTCCAAAAACCGGGCAAACTTCTCGGCCGCGATTTTTCTCCTTCTATTTCCTTTATAGACCGTACTCCTAAAATACCGGAACTTTTAAATTCTGAACACCGGacgatattttcaaaatatttgactgattgtaatgcaattttatttccaaaaatccGCACACCAAGAACAAGAAGATATTTGTTCGAAAGCAAATTTATGCCTTTCTATGATTCCATTGTTACCAATTAGCGAtttcataaatgataaaaatcttcAGTTTGAAAATCACAATATCGGCGAAATATTTAATTCAGGTCCTGTATATAACGACTGTGCATGCGGACCAGATGCCCCGCCCAATGTTACAACACAACCGACCGTTGTGACACCAGCTATCCCTGATTGGTGTTTCAGCCCATCTGGAACAGAATGCAGCTGGTACAGGAATTGTCTAGAggtaagaaaatacatttatttatgtctAAATGTATTAATTGGCTTCAATCAGCGTATAACTAAAGTTTCATGCCTGTGAAAATCATACTATGCATTTCAATCAAACTGTATACGTATGTATGctatttttttatgttgatatttcaCATAATCGAGAAATGAAATATAGCCAATCTTTAGGATATTTAATAGTCTGTCGATAGTGTATGTACCAgggttttcatgttttgttttcagaaacGGTATCCATGTAAGGAAGAGGGCAATTCCTATGCTATTGATTATGCAGAGAAGTTTTgcaatttgtatcaaatccatTATTCAGAATTTAACTACAAAGGACAGCAATGGATCGATGCAGTTAGGAAATGCCTACAAGTTAAACTTGTGCCCATCCTTAGACCATTTGTAAAGGCGACGTGCGAAGGAATCAAACAAACTGCATTTGATTCTCATCCTGGTTGTTACCTCCACCCTGATGAAGGCAAGCCTTCTATTTGTGACATAGGTTTCGCAAACTGGGCACGAGTATTTTGGACTGTTAAAAGCGCAGTCATTCAAGATGCAAGAGCGACCTTTAAACAGATGTTAGATGTTGTACAGGGGTGTGGTACTGAATTACTGAACAATGGGATGGAACTTATAAAGCTAAAATTGAAGCAGACGAAAGATATAGTACAAAGAAGTTTAGATGAAATTGCAGAAAATGTTTCAGGTATAATTTCAGAGAAAATGAACTGGTTTGAAAGAGGGATTATGCATTTCGGATACCCAGCGCAAGACGGATCAAATCGTAAGAAGCGCGCCACTGACAACGACACTGATATTGACAACTTTTACATCAACATACTGATAGCTGCAAGATCTGAATTTGATCTGAACGCCAAAAACATCTCTTCCGCAAACGTATCAGCTGAGGCAATTGACGTTGCAAAAGCGATAGAAAACGGTGATGTGCGAGTCAAGATAGAAGATGGATTGGAATTTACGGAACTGAGTGTTTGCTCTAACTACAACTGCACTGAAACCTCTCTACAAGTTACCCCAGCTCCACCGGAGGAGACAGAAAACGATGGTGGTAATCATGTAACCACCGTTATCATTATTGTAGTTGCGGCTATATTTGGTCTAGCCCTAGTGGTAGTGGTCGTAATTGTGATGCGAAAAAAGtgctaaattgatattttttctcccATACATAAGAATAGTTTTAGAACGCTGTTGGGTCTGCTGACTGTATCAGGAAAACAATCACAGTTATTAATAACAGTATTACATCTTGTATTTTTCCAGATGAATTGGTAGAAGCTAAAGCAATGCCAGTTTTCAAATCCGGTGATAAAAATGAGGCTAAAGGGTTGCTAAAGTCATTCTAGAGAGTCCTCAGTGTTATCCTTCAGCTGAGCTTCATAGAGAACATTTTATCTCGTTACCTTTCCTTGGTAGGTGTAAATACCACACGGCAGTactagttttcaaaacaataagtAATATGGCACCAAGATGTAGATCTATTTTGGAATTGTTGACTGTTTCAAACAATCAAATATTGAAGTTGAGATCATGTTCAGATGAAGACATTCCATTATATACAAGACCTAGCACAAACTATCGTGAACGTTtgcaataatataataatgtacCTATAACTATTCGCAACGTAAATTGTCTTAAATGCTTTAAAGAAACGTAAAAGATATATCTTAATAGCATTTTACAGAATAAGTAATTTAATATCAGTAGAATGAAtttgttgcaaaatttgtttttctttttttgttaaggATGATGTATATAGACAAGGAGAAAAAGACTTTGAAAGGTAgaacttaactgacactgttaTGTAACAAAGGTATCGTGCAACTATTAGTCAGATgtagttttaataaaaatgtcacggtgtgatatttttttctatatgatagtttgtttgtttgatatttttgttagATATGTCCTCGAATCTGTCGCAATCAACCTGTGTTTATCTCAAAGATAGCTGGTGTTTTTATGGCTACAGGTACACGTCGCAAGGCAAGATAGTATCCAAAGTGTTTATTAAGTTGATAAAGTATACTTGATCTGGTTAGAGATAGTGCCTTTTTTTAGTTCATTTCAACTTTGTTTGAAAAGAGTGAGCTGTTAGTATCATAAGACGGATGGTCCGGCGTCGTTGTCCTGCTTAAACATCATCTTATCCAAACTCGTCCAAATTAGCACTAAATTTAATATGTAAGCGCATCCTGGCATGGTCCTCTCTCatgtttattcaaatggttccgcttgaccTCTTTTAGGGACCGATAGAgctaaaataagaaaacatttttaatatttgtcaaaggttagAATATTGATGAACATAgtttaaagttttattgaataattgcttttgattatctccctttatggctcttaTTGTAAACGATCATGTGCAGTATTGAAAGTAGcacttttctaaccatgtaattagcATAACATCTATATTGTATTTAGACAGCATttaatctgttttaacataaaatttaaaccctacattgaattttaaagaaagatatctGGCAAGCATTTGCAATCTGGAAGTAGTATGTATGTACCTACAGCTCTTATTTCCTCAATAGGACAGAAATGATTTGAACATATGACTCCATCCACTAAAGGCTGGTCATGTTAGCCAGGGTTTAGTCGATGCGAAATTTAAGATCATATCATTATAATTCATGACAATTTTTACTGgatcataaacaagagggccataatggccctatatcgctcacctgttatcattgcacttaaaaacaagaaggtcaaaaaatcataatcaagatcaatcaaaagaagaaatgagaaaatatagttgaaattttcttaaagaacttcaaataaaattattttcaaatcaggccagtagtttcatacaaggttttctgtatagccatatgggaaaatgagcccctcccCTAGGtggccatattttcaatgaatcaaaattatttgaaggaatttggtagagggtcacccaagaaacatttgtgtaaaattattttgaaaacggcccagcagtttctgacaaaaagattttcaaagttctatataggcatatagggaaaataagcaaaaccccttgGGGGCCACATTTTtcgctgaatcaaaattatttgaaggaatatagtagaggATCACCCAAAgaacactagtcttgtgtaaaattgttttaaaatcagtgttctatatagccataagtccaaatgacaggaacaacaaagggaaaaaaattaaccaaaaagaaaacaaaaattcttacaaggtacagacatgtcaaaatacacctaaaaattggaggtaccatccgtgttgtaccacagaaaagtgctctcggtttttccctacggccaataataaaaagttactaaataagctatttatagtaacataaaagggaagtaattaaaaaacaattattgtaagtgaacaaaagaaggatctgccaaatagaaacaagagcactgcaatgcaacgcaaatgcagagcaatatacacacaaaacaaagtcatatgacctttgacccctaagtgtgaccttgaccttgaaatgagccatccgaaacatgcgctctgcacgtcgtttcgatgaggcgaacatttgtgtcaggtttctttgaaatccttcaatgggttcaagagttacagagcggaagggaaattgctaaccaacagacagacagacggacaccgaggcgataacataataacccccttcgggcgtataaaaaagaatcgagatcttatggtgatacaagttgtgtgcaagtttggttgaaatcaaatcataaatgaagctgctattgtgcagacaaggtcaaaatagctaattttggccctttcaggggccataactctggaacccattatgtgatctggccggtttaagaaaggaaccaagatcttatagtgacacaagttttgtgcaagtttggttaaattcacttcatacatgaagctgctattgtgcagacaaggtcaaaatagctgattctggccctatcagggtccataactctggaacccataaaggaatctggccagtccaagaaaggaatcaagatcttgtggtgatacatgttgtttgcaagtttggttaaaatcaaatcagaaatgaagctgctattgtgcagaaaagttcaaaatagctaattttggccctttcagaggtcataactctggaacccatcatgggatctggccggttcaagaaaggaatcgagatcttatggtgacacaagtttaatgcaagtttggttaaaatcaaatcataaatgaagctgctatggtgcagacaaggtcaaaatagctaattttggccctttcagggtccataactctggaacccatgatgg
This Mercenaria mercenaria strain notata chromosome 17, MADL_Memer_1, whole genome shotgun sequence DNA region includes the following protein-coding sequences:
- the LOC123536618 gene encoding uncharacterized protein LOC123536618, coding for MDVLLYISLVSILAGFARGDCNSNGDLGSYECVPLEPYYHKHQWATCLTDQYIQTYSKGKHICMFHATYCWYQCMLEVHNIEDGPVYNDCACGPDAPPNVTTQPTVVTPAIPDWCFSPSGTECSWYRNCLEKRYPCKEEGNSYAIDYAEKFCNLYQIHYSEFNYKGQQWIDAVRKCLQVKLVPILRPFVKATCEGIKQTAFDSHPGCYLHPDEGKPSICDIGFANWARVFWTVKSAVIQDARATFKQMLDVVQGCGTELLNNGMELIKLKLKQTKDIVQRSLDEIAENVSGIISEKMNWFERGIMHFGYPAQDGSNRKKRATDNDTDIDNFYINILIAARSEFDLNAKNISSANVSAEAIDVAKAIENGDVRVKIEDGLEFTELSVCSNYNCTETSLQVTPAPPEETENDGGNHVTTVIIIVVAAIFGLALVVVVVIVMRKKC